A part of Spiribacter vilamensis genomic DNA contains:
- the murG gene encoding undecaprenyldiphospho-muramoylpentapeptide beta-N-acetylglucosaminyltransferase, with protein sequence MTSRPVLIIAGGTGGHVFPALAVAEVLVRQSIPVIWVGTPAGLEARVVPAAGIELETVTVRGLRGNGLTGWLKAPWMVARALIQTLAVLRRHRPRVVLGMGGYVTGPGGIAARLKRLPLIIHEQNAIAGLTNRMLSRLATQVLTGLDATFPAGGRPTFTGNPVRAAVTALAEETPGRPSQHPRLLVIGGSLGARTLNRVVPAALATLPAAERPEVVHQAGERSLDIARAAYGEAAVEADVQPFIDDMATAYREADLVVCRAGALTVSELAAVGRAAVFVPFPYAVDDHQTANARFLVNAGAARMIPESELTTERLAAVLRELLADRDEREAMARNARQLGRPRAAEQVADICLEAGS encoded by the coding sequence ATGACGTCGCGGCCGGTACTGATTATTGCCGGTGGTACCGGAGGGCATGTCTTCCCGGCGCTGGCGGTTGCCGAGGTGCTCGTCCGGCAGTCAATTCCCGTGATCTGGGTTGGTACTCCCGCGGGGCTCGAGGCGCGGGTGGTGCCGGCGGCCGGCATCGAACTGGAGACCGTCACCGTGCGGGGGCTGCGGGGCAATGGGCTGACCGGCTGGCTCAAGGCGCCGTGGATGGTCGCCCGGGCACTGATCCAGACGCTTGCCGTGCTGCGTCGACATCGTCCGCGAGTGGTTCTGGGCATGGGCGGCTACGTAACCGGTCCGGGGGGGATCGCCGCCCGTCTGAAGCGCCTGCCTTTGATTATCCATGAACAGAATGCGATCGCCGGTCTGACCAACCGTATGTTGTCGCGGTTGGCCACGCAGGTTCTGACCGGGCTCGATGCAACCTTCCCGGCGGGCGGCCGGCCGACGTTTACCGGCAATCCGGTTCGCGCCGCGGTGACCGCCCTGGCGGAGGAAACACCGGGTCGGCCGTCGCAACACCCACGCCTTCTGGTGATCGGTGGCAGTCTCGGGGCGCGCACGCTCAACCGTGTCGTGCCGGCAGCCCTGGCCACGTTGCCGGCCGCCGAGCGCCCCGAGGTGGTGCATCAGGCGGGAGAGCGCAGCCTCGATATCGCTCGTGCGGCCTATGGCGAAGCGGCGGTCGAGGCCGATGTACAACCCTTTATCGACGATATGGCGACCGCTTACCGAGAGGCGGACCTGGTGGTCTGCCGGGCGGGGGCGCTGACGGTCTCGGAGCTGGCTGCCGTGGGACGAGCGGCTGTCTTTGTCCCCTTCCCCTATGCCGTTGACGATCACCAGACCGCCAACGCCCGTTTCCTCGTCAATGCCGGTGCGGCCCGAATGATTCCCGAGTCGGAGCTGACCACGGAGAGACTGGCGGCGGTTCTTCGGGAATTGCTCGCCGACCGTGACGAGCGCGAGGCCATGGCGAGGAATGCCCGGCAGCTGGGTCGGCCACGGGCTGCCGAGCAGGTAGCCGACATCTGTCTGGAGGCGGGGTCATGA